One window of Ziziphus jujuba cultivar Dongzao chromosome 5, ASM3175591v1 genomic DNA carries:
- the LOC107419974 gene encoding uncharacterized protein LOC107419974 has translation MKREERGTRDVSMEGGEIMETETAIEQQQQPQAASNSNSNAVRDLLTMARQLINQGKPSQALQAVVMAMRTTGGDDAVFQSLHRARELYKSRLRENAAVDQLASLFAECAIAEVQPLKTEPSADYRDDSSLVHDAHVSSILAETGRTQIVLDAFSDGSSFICLQCGGLVSNHRKEEHYTYWCCQV, from the exons atgaagagagaagagagaggaaCGAGGGATGTGAGCATGGAAGGTGGGGAGATAATGGAAACAGAGACGGCGATtgagcagcagcagcagccgcAGGCGGCCTCCAACTCCAACTCTAACGCCGTACGCGACTTACTCACAATGGCTCGGCAGCTTATCAACCAAGGCAAGCCTTCTCAGGCTCTTCAAGCG GTTGTAATGGCAATGAGAACCACAGGAGGGGATGATGCTGTATTTCAGTCCTTGCATCGTGCTCGAGAATTGTATAAGAGTAGACTGCGAGAAAATGCTGCTGTTGATCAGTTAGCTTCTTTGTTTGCTGAGTGTGCAATTGCCGAAGTTCAACCTTTAAAAACTGAACCTTCAGCGGATTATAGGGATGACTCATCACTTGTGCATGATGCTCATGTGAGCTCTATACTGGCTGAAACTGGTAGAACACAGATTGTTTTGGATGCATTTTCAGATGGGAGTAGCTTCATCTGTTTACAGTGTGGCGGACTGGTTAGCAACCATCGCAAAGAGGAGCACTATACATATTGGTGTTGCCAAGTATGA
- the LOC107419971 gene encoding probable inactive receptor kinase At5g67200, translating into MVKRWQHILLHQLLLFLSKAFVLLSLCTSIASSKPANPALPQASRPLNSTLPSDALALVDFKSKADLNNSLPFTAKNALYFCKWTGVQCAQWKVVRLVVQGLDLGGVFAPDTLTRLDQLRVLSLQNNSLRGPIPDLSGLKNLKSLFLDHNAFSGSFPPSILMLHRLRTLDLSYNNLTGPLPTWLTMKERLNYLHLEWNHFNGSVPALNQSSLQDFNVSGNNLTGAVPVTPTMLRFGPSSFTWNPGLCGEIIHKECRPSAPFFGPTSSEASAPPPPTVALDQSGQVRGVELAEPCEKKRKRTKVIIGFSCGVFVLICSLLCFVMALKKQRKQKGMSPIMAADVAAAEQAAAVMQIEEEKELEQKVKKVQGLQVAKSGNLAFCAGEAQLYSLEQLMRASAELLGRGTVGTTYKAVLDNRLIVSVKRLDATKLAGTTWEVFERHMESVGGLRHPNLVPLRAYFQAKEERLLIYDYEPNGSLFSLIHGSKSTGAKPLHWTSCLKIAEDVAQGLSYIHQAWRLVHGNLKSSNVLLGPDFEACVTDYCLSVLTNSSSENDDPNCAVYKAPETRNSNHEATSKSDVYAFGILVLELLTGKPPSQLPYLAPDEMMEWLKKAREEEGGEDNRMEMLVEVGIACSLTSPEQRPTMWQVLKMLQEIKETVLMEDSELDPHAGMS; encoded by the exons ATGGTGAAGAGATGGCAACATATTCTTCTTCACCAGCTGTTGCTGTTTCTTTCAAAAGCTTTTGTTCTGCTTTCGCTTTGCACATCAATTGCTTCTTCTAAACCTGCAAACCCTGCACTCCCTCAAGCTTCAAGGCCGCTGAACTCCACATTGCCCTCCGATGCTCTTGCGCTTGTCGATTTCAAATCTAAAGCCGATTTGAACAACAGCCTCCCGTTCACTGCAAAAAACGCCTTGTATTTCTGCAAATGGACCGGGGTTCAATGCGCGCAATGGAAAGTGGTGCGACTCGTAGTCCAGGGTCTAGATCTTGGTGGTGTTTTTGCTCCTGATACATTGACTCGCCTTGACCAGCTCAGAGTCCTCAGTTTGCAGAACAACTCGCTTAGAGGACCCATTCCCGATCTTTCCGGACTCAAGAACCTCAAGAGCCTCTTTCTTGATCACAATGCCTTCTCGGGTTCTTTCCCACCTTCCATCTTGATGCTCCATAGGCTCCGTACTCTAGATTTGTCCTACAACAATCTCACCGGACCATTACCCACTTGGCTAACAATGAAAGAGCGGCTCAACTATCTCCATCTCGAATGGAATCACTTCAACGGATCGGTCCCTGCTCTTAACCAGTCCTCGCTCCAAGATTTCAACGTTTCGGGTAACAATCTCACCGGTGCAGTACCGGTGACGCCAACAATGCTACGCTTCGGACCATCCTCATTCACATGGAACCCGGGTCTGTGCGGCGAGATCATTCACAAAGAGTGCCGCCCAAGCGCACCGTTTTTCGGCCCAACTTCGTCGGAAGCATCAGCTCCACCGCCACCGACGGTTGCACTTGATCAGAGCGGACAGGTACGCGGCGTTGAGTTGGCTGAGCCATGTGAAAAGAAGCGCAAGAGAACGAAGGTGATTATTGGGTTTTCATGCGGGGTGTTCGTACTGATCTGTTCGCTCCTCTGCTTCGTGATGGCCCTGAAGAAACAGAGGAAGCAAAAGGGCATGTCCCCAATAATGGCGGCTGATGTCGCGGCCGCGGAACAAGCCGCAGCGGTGATGCAGATTGAGGAAGAGAAGGAGTTGGAGCAGAAGGTGAAGAAAGTGCAAGGATTGCAGGTGGCGAAGAGTGGGAACTTGGCTTTCTGTGCGGGTGAGGCACAGCTTTACTCGCTGGAGCAGCTAATGAGGGCTTCTGCGGAGTTGCTTGGGAGAGGAACCGTTGGGACCACATACAAAGCGGTGTTGGATAACCGTCTGATTGTGAGCGTGAAGAGGCTGGATGCGACCAAATTGGCGGGCACAACTTGGGAGGTATTCGAGCGCCACATGGAATCTGTGGGAGGTCTGAGGCATCCAAATCTGGTTCCGCTGAGGGCATATTTTCAGGCCAAGGAAGAGAGGCTCCTTATTTATGATTACGAGCCCAATGGCAGTCTCTTCTCTCTCATTCACG GTTCAAAATCAACGGGGGCAAAGCCGCTACATTGGACGTCATGCTTGAAAATAGCAGAGGATGTTGCACAAGGACTTTCCTACATCCACCAAGCATGGAGGCTAGTCCATGGCAATCTCAAGTCCTCCAATGTCCTCCTGGGCCCCGATTTTGAGGCATGTGTTACCGACTACTGCCTCTCCGTCCTCACCAATTCGTCGTCTGAGAACGACGACCCGAACTGTGCCGTCTACAAAGCCCCCGAAACTCGGAATTCCAATCATGAAGCCACGTCGAAGTCGGATGTATACGCATTTGGGATATTGGTGCTGGAGCTTCTGACGGGGAAGCCTCCATCACAGCTACCGTATCTTGCTCCGGATGAAATGATGGAGTGGCTGAAGAAGGCGAGGGAGGAGGAGGGTGGGGAAGATAACAGGATGGAAATGCTGGTTGAGGTTGGTATAGCTTGTAGTTTAACTTCGCCTGAGCAAAGGCCCACGATGTGGCAGGTTCTGAAAATGTTACAGGAGATTAAAGAGACTGTATTAATGGAAGACAGTGAGTTGGACCCCCATGCTGGGATGTCCTAG
- the LOC107419983 gene encoding uncharacterized protein At4g06744, with product MKIIPTKLLVSTLYILLSFLVVNAVSLSTNKQKPLPQPLVFADQRLAIVYPVIQNFKSIITSDPLGITKSWVGSDVCKYRGFYCDHPPDNQSAIALASIDFNGFQLGAPTLDGFLDQLPDIALFHANSNNFTGTISSSIAKLPYLYELDISNNKFYGPFPSAVLGMNGLTFLDIRFNFFSGSVPPQIFTQNLDYLFINNNDFRQKLPDNLGSSHILCLTLANNKFIGPIPRSIAKVLSSVTEVLLLNNELTGCLPYEIGLLKEAVVFDVGNNRLTGPLPFSLVCLDKVEQLNFAGNSFYGMVPEVVCELEYLVNFSLSNNYLTNVGPICRSLIERGVLDVRNNCIPYLPNQRSIAECVAFFAQPRFCPHMWSYTYIPCMFPGFSSSASFIPQVAPTP from the coding sequence ATGAAGATCATCCCGACCAAACTCTTAGTTTCGACCCTCTACATCCTACTCAGTTTCCTCGTTGTCAACGCTGTATCACTTTCCACCAACAAACAAAAACCTTTGCCTCAGCCTTTGGTGTTTGCTGACCAAAGGCTCGCAATAGTTTACCCTGTTATCCAAAATTTCAAGTCCATAATTACTTCTGATCCTCTGGGCATCACCAAATCATGGGTAGGCTCAGATGTATGCAAGTATAGAGGATTCTACTGTGACCATCCGCCTGATAATCAGTCAGCTATCGCTCTTGCTTCTATCGACTTCAACGGATTTCAGCTTGGTGCTCCAACTCTTGACGGCTTCCTTGATCAGCTCCCTGACATTGCTCTGTTCCATGCAAACTCCAACAACTTTACTGGTACAATTTCATCGAGCATCGCTAAGCTTCCCTATCTCTACGAACTCGATATTAGTAACAACAAGTTTTATGGTCCATTTCCAAGTGCTGTTCTGGGCATGAATGGCCTAACTTTCTTGGATATTCGTTTCAATTTCTTCAGCGGGTCAGTCCCTCCACAGATATTCACGCAGAATCTCGATTACCTCTTCATCAACAACAACGATTTCAGGCAGAAGCTTCCTGATAATCTTGGCAGCTCTCACATTCTCTGTCTCACCTTGGCGAACAATAAGTTCATTGGCCCAATTCCACGGAGCATTGCCAAAGTTTTGTCCTCTGTGACTGAAGTTTTGCTCCTCAATAACGAGTTGACTGGTTGTTTACCTTACGAGATAGGACTTCTAAAAGAGGCTGTAGTGTTCGATGTTGGTAACAACAGGTTAACTGGTCCATTACCATTCTCCCTGGTTTGTCTAGATAAGGTGGAACAGCTTAATTTTGCTGGTAACTCGTTTTACGGTATGGTACCAGAAGTGGTCTGCGAGCTGGagtatttggtaaatttttcaTTGTCCAATAATTATTTAACGAATGTCGGTCCGATCTGCAGAAGTTTGATTGAGAGAGGAGTTCTTGATGTTAGGAACAATTGCATTCCTTATCTTCCAAACCAGAGATCAATAGCGGAATGTGTGGCTTTCTTTGCACAACCCAGGTTCTGCCCTCATATGTGGTCTTATACTTACATTCCCTGTATGTTTcctggcttttcttcttctgcttctttcaTTCCTCAAGTGGCTCCTACACCTTGA
- the LOC107420009 gene encoding probable WRKY transcription factor 7 produces MAVELMMGYGVDSFVAKMEENAVKEAASAGIQSVEKFIRLISQQQQQYQQQQASSSSAEAGPMEYGTVADVAVNKFKKVISLLDKGRTGHARFRRAPVAPSASSSPQPSHQQSLNQDTGLSVPQHNHRKPEQPSSAFKVYCPTPVVRLPPLSLPLPLPLPQPHSHGLQTHHNQLNASSAMLTKNGPVEKKDSTSTIKFSPSPPISAANSFMSSLTGDTESLQPSLSSGFQITNMSQSSAGKPPLSSSSLKRKCNSVDDAALHCGSSSGRCHCSKKRKSRVKRVIRVPAISMKMADIPPDDYSWRKYGQKPIKGSPHPRGYYKCSSLRGCPARKHVERALDDPTMLIVTYEGDHNHSHSITEAAAALILESS; encoded by the exons ATGGCTGTGGAGCTGATGATGGGTTATGGGGTTGATAGTTTTGTAGCGAAAATGGAAGAGAACGCTGTGAAGGAAGCAGCGTCGGCTGGGATTCAGAGCGTTGAGAAATTCATAAGATTGATTTCTCAACAGCAGCAGCAGTATCAACAACAACAGGCTTCTTCTTCCAGTGCTGAAGCTGGTCCCATGGAATATGGGACTGTTGCAGATGTGGCTGTCAACAAGTTCAAGAAGGTAATTTCTCTGCTGGATAAAGGAAGAACAGGCCACGCTCGCTTCAGAAGGGCTCCAGTGGCtccttctgcttcttcttctcctcagCCATCCCATCAACAATCGTTGAACCAGGACACAGGGCTTTCGGTTCCCCAACACAATCACCGTAAACCAGAACAACCTTCCTCTGCTTTTAAGGTTTACTGCCCAACACCCGTGGTGCGTTTACCTCCTCTGTCTCTGCCTCTGCCTCTGCCTCTACCTCAGCCTCATAGTCATGGCCTCCAAACTCATCACAACCAACTAAACGCTTCTTCGGCTATGCTGACCAAAAATGGTCCTGTTGAGAAAAAGGATTCCACAAGCACCATCAAATTTTCACCTTCGCCGCCGATATCGGCTGCCAATTCGTTTATGTCTTCGTTAACAGGGGATACTGAAAGTCTGCAGCCTTCCCTGTCCTCGGGTTTCCAGATTACGAATATGTCTCAGTCATCCGCTGGTAAACCCCCTCTTTCTTCGTCTTCGTTGAAAAGAAAGTGCAACTCGGTCGATGATGCGGCGCTCCACTGTGGCTCGTCTTCTGGGCGATGCCACTGTTCCAAGAAAAG GAAATCGAGAGTGAAAAGAGTGATTAGAGTCCCAGCGATTAGCATGAAGATGGCAGATATACCACCAGATGATTATTCATGGAGAAAGTACGGCCAGAAACCCATCAAAGGCTCCCCACATCCAAG GGGCTATTACAAATGCAGTAGCCTGAGAGGCTGCCCAGCACGCAAACACGTGGAGCGTGCCTTGGACGATCCAACGATGCTGATTGTAACGTACGAAGGCGACCACAATCACTCCCACTCTATCACTGAGGCAGCGGCCGCTCTGATTCTCGAATCGTCTTAG